Proteins co-encoded in one Phenylobacterium soli genomic window:
- a CDS encoding pentapeptide repeat-containing protein, translating to MLSPAPALRPGGVYAGLDLSAVDFAERDLSDIALSDCTLTDAQLSSVIFQGARFTGCRLVRCRFAHADLREAVFERCSFADPDSHSGVDFAFSHIDEARFVACDLSFADIDRSSLWNVAFEGCNLRGARFHRADFARAFGKQVRAAARFKDCNLELADLSEARLNGCELAGCSLREADLQGADFENADLTGVDLFQALTAGAKLAGADLRGAELSGLDLNALHSFSGMKITAAQQHVLLAGLGVDVSPD from the coding sequence ATGCTCTCCCCAGCACCGGCGCTCAGGCCCGGCGGGGTCTATGCCGGCCTCGACCTGTCGGCCGTCGACTTCGCCGAGCGCGACCTCTCCGACATCGCCCTGTCCGACTGCACCCTGACCGACGCCCAGCTCTCCTCGGTCATCTTCCAGGGCGCGCGGTTCACCGGCTGCCGGCTGGTGCGCTGCCGCTTCGCCCACGCCGACCTGCGCGAGGCGGTGTTCGAGCGCTGCTCCTTCGCTGATCCGGACAGCCATTCGGGCGTCGACTTCGCCTTCTCGCATATCGACGAGGCGCGCTTCGTCGCCTGCGACCTCTCCTTCGCCGACATCGACCGCTCCAGCCTGTGGAACGTCGCCTTCGAGGGCTGCAATCTGCGCGGCGCGCGCTTCCACCGGGCCGACTTCGCCCGCGCCTTCGGCAAGCAGGTGCGCGCCGCCGCCCGCTTCAAGGACTGCAACCTCGAGCTCGCCGACCTCTCCGAGGCGCGGCTGAACGGCTGCGAACTGGCCGGCTGCTCGCTGCGCGAGGCGGACCTGCAGGGCGCGGATTTCGAGAACGCCGACCTCACCGGGGTCGACCTCTTCCAGGCCCTGACCGCGGGCGCGAAGCTCGCCGGGGCCGACCTGCGCGGCGCCGAGCTCTCAGGCCTCGACCTGAACGCCCTTCACAGCTTTTCGGGAATGAAGATCACCGCCGCCCAGCAGCACGTGCTGCTCGCCGGGCTCGGTGTCGACGTCAGCCCGGATTAG
- the thiC gene encoding phosphomethylpyrimidine synthase ThiC, translated as MNKPTGPLDPTAIPTGERPGSRKVYQAGERWPDIRVPFREVAVHPSAGEPALTLYDPSGPYTDPAVTIDIDKGLPRTREPWVVSRGDVEIVETPREVKPEDNGFASGAGLAPQFTAPRRVYRARAGAGVTQLDYARRGIVTPEMEYVAIRENLRRKASDPFIKDGESFGAEIPDFVTPEFVRDEVARGRAIIPANINHTELEPMAIGRNFLVKVNANIGNSAVLSTVADEVDKLVWSIRWGADTVMDLSTGRNIHNIRDWIVRNSPVPIGTVPIYQALEKVNGIAEDLTWEVFRDTLIEQAEQGVDYFTIHAGVRLPFIPLTAKRVTGIVSRGGSIMAKWCLAHHRENFLYERFEEICEIMRAYDVSFSLGDGLRPGSIADANDEAQFAELRTLGELTKVAWKHGVQVMIEGPGHVPMHKIKANMDEQLKHCHEAPFYTLGPLTTDVAPGYDHITSAIGAAMIGWFGTAMLCYVTPKEHLGLPDRDDVKQGVIAYKIAAHAADLAKGHPTARAWDDALSRARFEFRWEDQFNLGLDPETAREFHDETLPKEAMKTAHFCSMCGPKFCSMKISQDIRDAARQQNEVASGMDEMAKKFRDTGGEILVPVTAAE; from the coding sequence ATGAACAAGCCCACCGGCCCCCTCGACCCTACCGCCATCCCCACCGGCGAGCGCCCCGGCTCCCGGAAGGTCTACCAGGCGGGCGAGCGCTGGCCCGACATCCGCGTGCCCTTCCGCGAGGTGGCCGTGCACCCGAGCGCCGGCGAGCCCGCGCTCACCCTCTACGACCCCTCCGGCCCCTACACCGACCCGGCCGTGACCATCGACATCGACAAGGGCCTGCCGCGCACCCGCGAGCCCTGGGTAGTCTCCCGCGGCGACGTCGAGATCGTCGAGACCCCGCGGGAGGTGAAGCCCGAGGACAACGGCTTCGCCTCGGGCGCGGGCCTCGCGCCGCAGTTCACCGCGCCGCGCCGCGTCTATCGCGCCAGGGCCGGGGCCGGCGTCACCCAGCTCGACTACGCCCGCCGGGGGATCGTCACCCCCGAGATGGAATATGTCGCCATCCGCGAGAACCTGCGCCGCAAGGCCTCCGATCCGTTCATCAAGGACGGCGAGAGCTTCGGCGCCGAGATCCCCGACTTCGTGACGCCCGAGTTCGTCCGCGACGAGGTGGCCCGCGGCCGCGCCATCATCCCGGCCAACATCAACCACACCGAGCTGGAGCCGATGGCCATCGGCCGGAACTTCCTGGTCAAGGTCAACGCCAACATCGGCAACTCGGCCGTGCTCTCCACGGTCGCCGACGAGGTCGACAAGCTGGTCTGGTCGATCCGCTGGGGCGCCGACACGGTCATGGACCTCTCCACCGGCCGCAACATCCACAACATCCGCGACTGGATCGTCCGCAACAGCCCGGTGCCGATCGGCACCGTGCCGATCTACCAGGCGCTGGAGAAGGTGAACGGCATTGCCGAGGACCTGACCTGGGAGGTGTTCCGCGACACCCTGATCGAACAGGCCGAGCAGGGGGTGGACTACTTCACCATCCACGCCGGCGTGCGGCTTCCGTTCATCCCGCTGACGGCGAAGCGGGTCACCGGCATCGTCAGCCGCGGCGGCTCGATCATGGCCAAGTGGTGCCTCGCCCACCACCGCGAGAACTTCCTCTACGAGCGGTTCGAAGAGATCTGCGAGATCATGCGGGCCTACGACGTCTCGTTCTCGCTGGGCGACGGCCTGCGTCCCGGCTCCATCGCCGACGCCAACGACGAGGCCCAGTTCGCCGAGCTGCGCACCCTGGGCGAGCTCACCAAGGTCGCCTGGAAACACGGTGTCCAGGTGATGATCGAGGGCCCCGGCCACGTGCCGATGCACAAGATCAAGGCCAACATGGACGAGCAGCTCAAGCACTGCCACGAGGCGCCGTTCTACACGCTCGGCCCGCTCACCACCGACGTCGCCCCCGGCTACGACCACATCACCTCGGCCATCGGCGCGGCGATGATCGGCTGGTTCGGCACGGCCATGCTCTGCTACGTGACGCCCAAGGAGCACCTCGGCCTGCCCGACCGCGACGACGTCAAGCAAGGCGTCATCGCCTACAAGATCGCCGCCCACGCCGCCGACCTCGCCAAGGGCCACCCCACCGCCCGGGCCTGGGACGACGCCCTGTCCCGCGCCCGCTTCGAGTTCCGCTGGGAGGACCAGTTCAACCTCGGCCTCGATCCGGAGACGGCGCGCGAGTTCCACGACGAGACCCTGCCGAAGGAGGCGATGAAGACCGCCCACTTCTGCTCGATGTGCGGGCCTAAGTTCTGCTCGATGAAGATCAGCCAGGACATCCGCGACGCCGCCCGCCAGCAGAACGAGGTGGCCTCGGGCATGGACGAGATGGCGAAGAAGTTCCGCGACACCGGTGGCGAGATCCTCGTTCCGGTGACTGCGGCCGAATAG
- a CDS encoding class I SAM-dependent methyltransferase — MNSATKNRTHWEKVYRSKAPDEVSWYRPHLDLSLKIIEDAAPDRASAVIDVGGGEATLVDDLLARGYRDVTVLDISQVALDVARKRLGAAGASVRWIAGDITKVPLETARYDVWHDRAVFHFLTRPEDRVAYVRQVARAVKPRGLVIVATFGPEGPEKCSGLDVVRYDAAGLHGEFGPKFRLLDSVTERHETPWGAPQQFVYCFCRVE; from the coding sequence ATGAACAGCGCGACGAAGAACAGAACCCACTGGGAAAAGGTCTATCGGTCCAAGGCGCCGGACGAGGTGAGCTGGTACCGGCCTCACCTCGACCTCTCGCTGAAGATCATCGAGGACGCCGCGCCCGATCGCGCCAGCGCTGTCATCGACGTGGGCGGCGGCGAGGCGACCCTGGTCGACGACCTGCTCGCCCGCGGCTATCGAGACGTGACGGTGCTCGACATCTCCCAGGTGGCGCTCGATGTGGCCCGCAAGCGGCTCGGTGCGGCCGGCGCGTCGGTACGCTGGATCGCCGGCGACATCACCAAGGTCCCGCTCGAGACGGCCCGTTACGACGTCTGGCACGACCGCGCCGTCTTCCACTTCCTGACCCGGCCCGAGGACCGGGTGGCCTACGTCCGCCAGGTCGCCCGCGCGGTGAAGCCCCGCGGCCTCGTCATCGTCGCAACCTTCGGCCCGGAGGGGCCGGAGAAGTGCAGCGGCCTCGACGTCGTCCGCTATGACGCCGCCGGGCTGCACGGCGAGTTCGGCCCGAAGTTCCGCCTCCTCGACAGCGTCACCGAACGCCACGAGACCCCGTGGGGCGCGCCGCAGCAGTTCGTCTACTGCTTCTGCCGGGTGGAATAG
- a CDS encoding DUF6894 family protein — protein MKRYFFHISYGDEFPDREGTSLPDLKSARRNAMELLGRMLVDESDSFWDKPNILVTVADADGLVLWTVETIGLASTAVGKRA, from the coding sequence ATGAAGAGATATTTCTTCCACATCAGCTACGGCGACGAATTCCCGGACCGCGAAGGCACTAGCCTCCCCGATCTCAAGTCGGCCCGACGCAATGCCATGGAGCTCCTCGGCCGGATGCTCGTCGACGAGAGCGACAGCTTCTGGGACAAGCCGAACATCCTGGTCACGGTCGCCGACGCCGACGGGCTCGTGCTCTGGACGGTGGAGACCATCGGCCTGGCCTCCACCGCGGTCGGTAAGCGGGCCTAG
- a CDS encoding cysteate racemase, producing the protein MSEAANGLVLGVLGGMGPAATLDFLARLQAYTPAKSEQDHIRVLVDINPQVPDLNTPGSGAGPVLAEMAGALGGAGAEVLAIACNTAHAHADLIRRASGLPLVDMIETASAAAARSGAMRVGVLGTKGALRLYREYLAAQAMGMVSLAPERQQAFMDLLSRIKAGERGPAATAEMAGFAKDLIADGAEAIIAGCTEVPLVLAKEDVRAPFFDAGDLLARRCVAVCLGMEAVPAM; encoded by the coding sequence GTGAGCGAGGCTGCCAACGGTCTGGTGCTGGGCGTGCTGGGAGGCATGGGGCCGGCGGCGACGCTGGACTTCCTGGCCAGGCTGCAGGCCTACACCCCGGCGAAGTCCGAGCAGGACCACATCCGGGTGCTGGTCGACATCAATCCGCAGGTCCCCGACCTCAACACGCCAGGATCGGGCGCCGGGCCGGTGCTAGCCGAGATGGCCGGGGCGCTCGGCGGGGCCGGGGCCGAGGTGCTGGCGATCGCCTGCAACACCGCCCACGCGCACGCGGACCTGATCCGCCGGGCCTCGGGCCTGCCGCTGGTGGACATGATCGAGACCGCCTCGGCCGCGGCGGCGCGCTCGGGCGCGATGCGGGTCGGGGTGCTGGGGACGAAGGGCGCCCTGCGGCTCTACCGCGAATACCTGGCGGCCCAGGCGATGGGCATGGTGAGCCTGGCGCCCGAGCGGCAGCAGGCGTTCATGGACCTGCTGTCGCGGATCAAGGCGGGCGAGCGCGGACCGGCGGCGACGGCGGAGATGGCGGGTTTCGCCAAGGACCTGATCGCCGACGGCGCCGAGGCGATCATCGCCGGCTGCACCGAGGTCCCGCTGGTGCTCGCCAAGGAGGACGTGCGGGCGCCGTTCTTCGACGCCGGCGACCTCCTGGCCCGGCGCTGCGTGGCGGTGTGCCTGGGCATGGAGGCCGTGCCGGCGATGTGA
- a CDS encoding helix-turn-helix transcriptional regulator, producing the protein MDKPANSEVGDFLRSRRERLSPETVGLPAGRRRRTPGLRREEVAQLAGIGVDWYIRLEQGRAVSPSATTVEALARALRLNPVEQAHLRALTRHAERRPFVREVVPDGLRRTVEALNLPAYITGRRWDVLAWNAAAAEVFAFDRVPEDDRNTLILVLTNPKTRDLFGAGWAEEAERMVAQFRTSHDLWAGDPAFTSLIERLRAGCPEFAGWWEAHELRDPVAGQKALSHPRKGALRLRYATFQANDDPGLRLVIYSEA; encoded by the coding sequence TTGGACAAGCCTGCGAACTCCGAAGTCGGCGACTTCCTGCGCTCTCGCCGCGAGCGGCTGTCGCCGGAGACGGTCGGCCTGCCGGCCGGACGGCGGCGGCGCACGCCCGGCCTGCGCCGCGAGGAGGTGGCCCAGCTCGCCGGGATCGGCGTCGACTGGTACATCCGCCTGGAGCAGGGCCGCGCGGTCAGCCCGTCGGCGACCACGGTCGAGGCCCTGGCGCGGGCCCTGCGGCTCAATCCGGTGGAGCAGGCGCACCTGCGCGCCCTGACGCGCCACGCCGAGCGGCGGCCGTTCGTGCGCGAGGTCGTTCCCGACGGCCTTCGGCGGACCGTGGAGGCGCTGAACCTGCCGGCCTATATCACCGGCCGGCGCTGGGACGTGCTGGCCTGGAACGCGGCGGCCGCGGAGGTCTTCGCCTTCGACCGTGTGCCGGAGGACGACCGCAACACCCTGATCCTGGTCCTGACCAATCCCAAGACGCGCGACCTGTTCGGGGCCGGCTGGGCCGAGGAGGCCGAGCGGATGGTCGCCCAGTTCCGGACGAGCCACGACCTGTGGGCCGGCGATCCGGCCTTCACGAGCCTGATCGAGCGGCTGCGGGCCGGCTGCCCCGAATTCGCCGGCTGGTGGGAGGCGCACGAGCTGCGCGACCCGGTGGCAGGGCAGAAGGCGCTGAGCCATCCGCGCAAGGGGGCGCTGCGGCTGCGCTACGCCACCTTCCAGGCCAACGACGATCCGGGGCTGAGGCTGGTGATCTATTCGGAGGCGTGA
- a CDS encoding alcohol dehydrogenase catalytic domain-containing protein — protein MRAAVLEVFGSPLVLQDLPAPSAGPGGVVVDVVAAGVLPYMGEVLSGERQYLMSLPMVPGAGGVGRVRALGADATRLQVGDWVLCDPTIRARDDALAPDITLLGLSARGEGGLKLQQHYRHGSWAEQMLVPTENVFPLGDIDPADAGRWCALSLALVPYGGLLAIDFRPGETLLVSGATGNFGSAGVAVALAMGAACVVAPGRNTAVLQDLERRFGARVRTVALTGDPAEDTRRMQAAAPGPIDAVLDLLPPEAPASAVRAAAMAVREYGRVVLMGGVGMLGGEDFALPYPWLMRNNVTVKGQWMYPPAANVSLINLVRSGVLDLAMIETTAFPLDRANEAVAHAAATGGRFRRTVICP, from the coding sequence ATGAGAGCCGCCGTCCTCGAAGTGTTCGGATCCCCGCTCGTCCTCCAGGACCTGCCCGCCCCTTCGGCCGGTCCCGGCGGCGTGGTCGTCGACGTCGTGGCCGCAGGGGTGCTGCCCTACATGGGCGAGGTGCTGAGCGGCGAGCGCCAGTACCTTATGAGCCTGCCGATGGTGCCCGGCGCTGGCGGGGTCGGCCGCGTCCGCGCTCTCGGGGCCGACGCCACCCGGCTGCAGGTCGGCGACTGGGTGCTCTGCGATCCCACCATCCGCGCCCGCGACGACGCCCTCGCGCCCGACATCACCCTTCTCGGCCTCAGCGCCCGCGGCGAGGGCGGGCTGAAGCTGCAGCAGCACTACCGCCACGGCTCCTGGGCCGAGCAGATGCTGGTCCCGACCGAGAACGTCTTCCCCCTCGGGGACATCGATCCCGCCGACGCCGGCCGGTGGTGCGCCCTCAGCCTCGCCCTGGTTCCCTACGGCGGGCTCCTGGCGATCGACTTCCGGCCGGGCGAAACCCTGCTGGTCAGCGGCGCCACCGGCAATTTCGGCAGCGCCGGCGTGGCGGTGGCCCTCGCCATGGGCGCAGCCTGCGTCGTCGCGCCCGGCCGTAACACGGCCGTGCTGCAGGATCTGGAGCGCCGCTTCGGCGCTCGGGTGCGCACCGTCGCCCTGACGGGCGATCCGGCCGAGGACACCCGCCGGATGCAGGCCGCCGCCCCAGGGCCGATCGACGCCGTGCTCGACCTCCTGCCGCCCGAGGCTCCCGCTTCGGCGGTCCGCGCCGCGGCCATGGCCGTGCGCGAATACGGCCGCGTCGTGCTGATGGGCGGGGTCGGCATGCTGGGCGGCGAGGACTTCGCCCTCCCGTATCCCTGGCTGATGCGCAACAACGTCACCGTGAAGGGGCAGTGGATGTATCCGCCCGCCGCCAACGTCTCCTTGATCAACCTGGTCCGCTCGGGCGTCCTCGACCTGGCGATGATCGAGACCACCGCCTTCCCCCTCGATCGGGCCAACGAGGCCGTCGCCCACGCCGCCGCCACCGGCGGCCGCTTCCGGCGCACCGTGATCTGCCCGTGA